In Streptococcus respiraculi, one DNA window encodes the following:
- the treR gene encoding trehalose operon repressor translates to MKKYQEIFNDIKEKIEDNIYPAEHVLPTEKELQLQYQVSRDTIRKALSMLTERGLIQKVQGKGSLVLKQELLDFPVSGLTSYQELTQSLHMDSHTEVVSLELLTVTSNLSQLTGFEPYSQVWKLVRTRSIDGKVSVLDTDYLSYEVVPHLTKEIAEISIYAYLEGELGLDIAYAQKEITVEPTNREERELMKSKDDYLVQIRSRVFLGNTQQFQYTESKHKIDKFRFVDFARRKTIL, encoded by the coding sequence ATGAAAAAATATCAAGAAATTTTCAATGATATCAAGGAAAAAATTGAGGATAATATCTACCCAGCAGAGCATGTTCTGCCAACGGAAAAAGAGTTGCAATTACAGTATCAAGTCAGCCGAGACACGATTCGCAAGGCTTTATCCATGCTGACCGAGCGGGGCTTGATTCAAAAAGTGCAGGGCAAGGGCTCACTCGTCTTAAAGCAAGAGTTACTTGATTTTCCTGTATCGGGCTTAACTTCCTATCAAGAGTTGACCCAGTCCCTTCACATGGATAGTCATACGGAGGTGGTGAGCTTGGAATTGTTGACGGTGACAAGTAATCTATCTCAGCTAACAGGGTTTGAACCCTACAGTCAGGTTTGGAAACTTGTCCGTACAAGGTCTATTGACGGAAAGGTATCGGTTCTTGATACGGATTATCTATCCTATGAGGTGGTGCCGCATTTGACTAAGGAGATTGCCGAGATTTCAATCTACGCTTATTTAGAGGGTGAGCTGGGCTTGGATATCGCCTATGCGCAAAAGGAAATCACAGTTGAGCCGACCAATCGGGAGGAGCGAGAATTGATGAAGAGCAAGGATGATTATCTCGTTCAGATTCGCTCCCGTGTCTTTTTGGGCAATACTCAGCAATTTCAGTATACAGAAAGTAAGCATAAGATTGATAAGTTTCGCTTTGTCGATTTTGCACGGAGAAAGACTATTCTTTAA
- the zapA gene encoding cell division protein ZapA codes for MANLNRYKFTFGEKQLTLTTEHDNLFMEEIERIAQEKYQAIKEKMPTADSETLALLLAINALSVQLKREMEHEKVEAELARVKEKVLKKNVTLLDLDELEDLS; via the coding sequence ATGGCAAACTTAAATCGATACAAATTTACATTTGGAGAAAAGCAACTCACGCTCACAACGGAGCATGATAATCTTTTTATGGAAGAAATTGAGCGGATTGCGCAGGAAAAGTATCAAGCAATCAAAGAAAAAATGCCGACAGCAGATTCTGAGACGTTGGCTCTTTTGCTTGCAATCAACGCCTTATCTGTCCAACTAAAACGGGAAATGGAGCACGAGAAAGTAGAAGCAGAACTAGCTAGGGTAAAAGAAAAAGTTCTCAAGAAGAATGTGACCCTATTAGACTTGGATGAACTTGAGGATTTGTCATGA
- a CDS encoding CvpA family protein: MITLLLLIILCWSYYIGYSRGIVLQSYYTFASIFAFIIAAGQFKKLVHLLYLWVPFATAGQGASTYYFDSQYLFSLDKIFYAGLAFLVVYILVYATMRLLGLLMHLLRFADPDTTATNVISGALAVFVALISLQILLTIVATIPLASVQEMLHKSWLANAIIQYTPITSSLLKQLWIAAIG, from the coding sequence ATGATAACGTTACTCTTGTTGATTATTTTATGCTGGAGTTATTATATTGGCTATAGTCGGGGAATTGTGCTACAAAGTTATTATACTTTTGCCAGTATCTTTGCCTTCATTATTGCAGCAGGTCAGTTTAAAAAGTTGGTTCATTTGCTCTACTTGTGGGTACCATTTGCAACAGCGGGACAAGGTGCTAGTACCTATTATTTTGATAGCCAGTATTTGTTCAGCTTAGATAAGATTTTTTATGCAGGACTAGCCTTTTTAGTGGTCTACATACTTGTTTACGCAACTATGCGCCTCTTGGGTCTTTTAATGCACCTTTTGCGCTTTGCTGATCCAGATACGACCGCCACCAATGTCATTAGCGGAGCCCTAGCAGTGTTTGTAGCTCTTATATCGCTACAGATTCTTCTCACTATTGTAGCCACCATTCCGCTGGCATCCGTACAGGAAATGCTCCATAAGAGCTGGCTTGCCAATGCCATTATCCAATACACACCGATTACCAGTAGCTTGTTGAAACAGTTGTGGATTGCGGCAATTGGCTAA
- a CDS encoding endonuclease MutS2 has product MNQKIMEILEFHKVKSLFEPLILTEQGAVELGELMPMTDAAKIQQAFDEVTDMAQLFVEHPHFSLGATVDIAPAMKRLDLEADLNIPEILAVKKVLEVSKELVDFYQQLENVDLIQLPTLFEKIELFPHIQGSLQAINNVGFVEDFASEKLMQIRRKIRESEDQIRQVLQDMLKTKSDMLTDTILASRNGRNVLPVKNTYRNRISGVVHDISASGSTVYIEPRAIVSLNEELTHAKAEERHEIGRILQELSDMLRPHSRIIRNNAWVIGHLDFIRAKHVFARTYQATIPTLSLTKDIALLNVRHPLLANPVPNDLYFKEALTAIVITGPNTGGKTIMLKTLGLTHLMAQSGLPILADKGSRVGLFREMFADIGDEQSIEQSLSTFSSHMTHTVDILATADQDSLILFDELGAGTDPQEGASLAMAILEDLRLRGIKTMATTHYPELKAYGIETIGVENASMEFDSQSLRPTYKFMQGVPGRSNAFEIAKRLGLSTAIISDAESMTKTDSDVNQIIEKLEAQTVESRKRLDTIREVEQENLKMNRVLKKLYHEFSREKESELNKARLEAQEIVTLALAESDEILKNLHSQASLKPHQIIEAKSQLKKLAPEVVDLSKNKVLKKAKKEKAARVGDDILVTSYGQRGTLTKQLKDGRWEAQVGLIKMTLKADEFTLVKAEKEEKPKQKQVHVVKRTTGKGPKARLDLRGKRYEEAMQELDEFVDQALLNNLSQVDIIHGIGTGVIREGVTKYLRRNKQVKEFGYAPQNAGGSGATIVTFK; this is encoded by the coding sequence ATGAATCAAAAAATTATGGAAATCCTAGAGTTTCACAAGGTCAAGTCCTTGTTTGAACCTCTTATTTTGACAGAACAGGGGGCTGTTGAGTTAGGCGAGCTTATGCCCATGACAGATGCGGCGAAAATTCAGCAGGCCTTTGATGAAGTGACTGACATGGCCCAGTTGTTCGTAGAACACCCTCATTTTAGCTTGGGAGCGACGGTTGATATAGCACCTGCCATGAAACGATTGGACTTGGAAGCTGACCTCAATATTCCTGAGATATTGGCTGTCAAAAAGGTCTTGGAAGTATCAAAAGAATTGGTCGATTTTTATCAACAGTTGGAAAATGTGGACTTGATTCAGTTGCCGACCTTGTTTGAAAAAATTGAACTCTTTCCTCATATCCAAGGGAGTTTACAGGCGATAAATAATGTGGGCTTTGTCGAAGATTTTGCCAGTGAAAAATTGATGCAAATTCGCAGGAAGATTCGCGAGTCTGAAGATCAGATCAGACAGGTCTTGCAAGATATGCTTAAGACCAAGAGTGATATGCTGACAGACACCATTCTAGCTAGCCGTAATGGTCGAAATGTCCTTCCTGTCAAAAATACCTACCGCAATCGCATTTCAGGTGTGGTTCATGATATTTCAGCCTCAGGCTCAACCGTCTATATCGAACCGCGTGCAATCGTCTCCCTCAATGAGGAACTGACCCATGCTAAGGCAGAAGAACGCCATGAGATTGGCCGGATCTTGCAGGAATTATCCGATATGTTGCGTCCCCATAGTCGTATCATTCGCAACAACGCTTGGGTAATTGGGCATCTGGACTTTATCCGTGCCAAGCATGTCTTTGCCCGTACTTATCAGGCTACGATTCCAACCTTATCCCTGACTAAGGATATTGCCCTTTTAAATGTTCGTCATCCGCTCTTGGCTAATCCTGTGCCTAATGATCTGTATTTTAAGGAAGCATTAACCGCCATCGTGATTACAGGTCCCAATACAGGTGGTAAGACCATTATGCTCAAAACACTGGGGCTGACGCATCTCATGGCCCAGTCTGGTCTTCCGATTTTAGCAGATAAGGGCAGTCGGGTTGGGTTGTTCCGAGAGATGTTTGCAGATATTGGAGATGAGCAGTCGATTGAGCAGAGTCTGTCTACTTTCTCAAGCCACATGACGCATACAGTGGATATTTTAGCGACTGCTGACCAAGATTCCCTTATCTTATTTGATGAATTGGGAGCGGGAACTGATCCACAAGAGGGGGCCTCCCTTGCCATGGCGATTTTGGAAGATTTGCGCTTGCGGGGAATTAAAACCATGGCGACCACCCATTATCCTGAATTAAAAGCCTACGGAATCGAGACAATTGGCGTGGAAAATGCCAGTATGGAATTTGATAGCCAGAGTCTGCGACCAACCTACAAGTTCATGCAGGGCGTTCCAGGGCGTTCTAATGCCTTTGAGATTGCAAAGCGTCTCGGCTTATCAACAGCTATTATTAGCGATGCCGAAAGCATGACAAAGACCGACAGTGATGTTAATCAAATTATTGAAAAGTTAGAAGCACAGACAGTAGAAAGTCGCAAGCGTCTGGACACGATTCGTGAAGTCGAGCAGGAAAATCTCAAGATGAATCGAGTCTTGAAGAAACTCTATCATGAATTTTCACGGGAGAAAGAAAGTGAGTTAAATAAGGCACGTTTGGAGGCTCAGGAGATTGTAACCTTGGCTTTGGCTGAAAGTGATGAGATTCTGAAAAATCTCCATAGTCAGGCTAGTCTCAAACCGCATCAGATTATTGAAGCCAAAAGTCAGCTGAAAAAATTAGCACCAGAAGTCGTAGATTTGTCGAAAAATAAGGTCTTAAAAAAAGCCAAAAAAGAAAAGGCAGCGCGCGTGGGTGATGATATTTTAGTGACCAGTTATGGACAGAGAGGCACTTTGACCAAGCAGTTAAAAGACGGACGTTGGGAAGCCCAAGTTGGTTTGATTAAGATGACCCTAAAAGCAGATGAATTTACCCTTGTGAAGGCTGAAAAAGAAGAAAAGCCAAAACAAAAGCAGGTCCATGTCGTCAAACGTACAACTGGCAAAGGGCCTAAGGCTCGCCTTGATTTGCGTGGCAAACGCTATGAAGAAGCCATGCAGGAACTGGATGAATTTGTCGACCAAGCTCTCCTCAACAATCTGTCTCAGGTAGACATCATTCACGGTATTGGAACAGGTGTCATCCGTGAGGGAGTGACCAAGTATCTTCGCCGCAACAAGCAGGTCAAAGAATTTGGCTATGCCCCGCAGAATGCAGGAGGTAGTGGTGCTACCATTGTGACCTTTAAATAA
- a CDS encoding VOC family protein codes for MPELSVFDMTQTKDFYATLGFKLEYERKEDKFAFMTFEGSQFMFEQIHDDGWNIGELEYPLGKGINFSIACDHVEELYRTIQKEQIKIYRELTRNSYLVNGIAIEQIEFLLQDPNGYLLRFTN; via the coding sequence ATTCCAGAATTATCTGTCTTTGATATGACACAAACAAAAGATTTTTATGCAACCCTAGGTTTTAAACTAGAGTATGAGCGCAAAGAAGACAAGTTTGCTTTTATGACGTTTGAGGGTAGTCAGTTTATGTTTGAGCAAATCCACGACGATGGCTGGAATATTGGTGAATTAGAATATCCCTTAGGGAAAGGAATCAATTTTTCAATCGCTTGTGACCATGTGGAAGAACTCTATCGAACGATTCAAAAGGAGCAAATCAAGATTTATAGAGAGTTGACAAGAAATTCGTATCTCGTTAATGGTATCGCTATAGAGCAAATCGAATTTCTCCTGCAAGACCCCAATGGCTATTTGCTGCGATTTACAAATTGA
- the trxA gene encoding thioredoxin, translating into MVQAVTDANFVEETKEGLVLIDFWATWCGPCRMQAPILEQLAEEIHEDELKILKMDVDENPNTAREFGIMSIPTLLFKKDGEVVKQVAGVHSKEQLKAIIAELA; encoded by the coding sequence ATGGTTCAAGCAGTTACTGATGCAAACTTTGTCGAAGAAACAAAAGAAGGTCTTGTGTTGATTGATTTTTGGGCAACTTGGTGTGGCCCATGTCGTATGCAGGCACCGATTTTGGAGCAATTAGCAGAAGAAATTCATGAAGATGAGTTGAAAATTTTGAAAATGGATGTCGATGAGAATCCAAACACCGCCCGTGAATTTGGTATTATGTCAATCCCGACTCTTCTATTCAAGAAAGACGGAGAAGTCGTAAAACAAGTCGCTGGTGTCCACAGCAAAGAGCAACTCAAAGCGATTATCGCTGAGTTGGCGTAA
- a CDS encoding AraC family transcriptional regulator: protein MANYSRYIKDNPSGFPYHYEKMHLMPQDSDIMYHGHPELEMIYVQKGSAYYHIHAEAFASSPGDIILIQPTFLHAIKPIAGKEQQCQLFRIDLDNLGRSHIELFSQRYIQPIYTGHFHLTTRIQPTMPGYEEIKGCLLAIFALVHDQSLYYDVLLKSKLYEFFYLLFKYRHVNRHYSDETYHKYQKLRDLIQYIDDHLAEPLTIDALADYFGYSRNHFMSIFKQHTGSSCGEFILQKRLNKACELLIQTMLPIAEIAPLAGFDNLSNFNRHFKRRFQLTPRQYRKRKGVKQK, encoded by the coding sequence ATGGCAAACTATTCGCGGTATATTAAAGACAATCCTTCTGGTTTTCCCTATCACTATGAAAAAATGCACCTGATGCCTCAGGATTCTGATATCATGTACCACGGGCATCCGGAATTAGAAATGATTTATGTCCAAAAAGGGAGCGCCTACTACCATATTCATGCGGAAGCCTTTGCGAGTTCTCCTGGCGATATTATTCTGATTCAACCAACTTTTTTACATGCTATTAAGCCAATCGCAGGAAAAGAACAGCAATGCCAACTCTTTCGGATTGACCTAGACAATCTGGGACGTTCCCACATTGAATTGTTTAGCCAACGCTATATTCAACCCATTTATACAGGGCATTTTCATCTGACTACACGGATTCAGCCCACTATGCCAGGCTATGAGGAAATTAAGGGTTGTCTGCTAGCCATCTTTGCCCTGGTGCACGACCAAAGCCTCTACTATGATGTACTACTGAAGTCAAAACTATATGAATTTTTCTATCTTTTATTTAAGTATCGCCATGTCAACCGACACTATAGTGATGAGACCTATCACAAGTATCAGAAATTGCGCGATTTAATTCAGTATATTGACGATCACTTGGCAGAGCCTCTCACCATTGATGCCCTAGCAGATTACTTTGGCTACAGTCGCAATCATTTTATGAGTATTTTCAAACAGCATACGGGAAGTTCCTGTGGGGAATTCATCCTGCAAAAACGCCTCAACAAGGCTTGCGAATTGTTAATCCAGACCATGTTGCCCATTGCTGAAATCGCTCCTCTTGCTGGCTTTGATAATTTATCCAATTTTAATCGGCATTTCAAACGGCGCTTTCAATTGACGCCTAGACAATATCGGAAGCGCAAGGGAGTAAAGCAGAAATAG
- a CDS encoding OFA family MFS transporter, producing MNRSLNRWQVIMASTAILLCTGAIYSFSVFAKPLSVETGWSMPQIMLAFAINSAIGPIPMILGGYLVDKGYVKWTITLGAVLFAFGFILTGFASSPVMLYLSYGVLAGLGQGFAYSGALSNTIRLFPDKRGLASGILTAGMGFAAVIASPIASHLIQSNSASFAFRTLGMVYLIVVLIASFFIKPAPAGYQPEGWTPPTRSGQATITKNWKEMLRTPIFYVILSMFFVGAFSGLMIASQASPIGQSMFGLSAGTAALYVSLYSISNSSGRFIWGSVSDKIGRSQTLLIIFSVVIASLLILTLVPGQMGFSIGIIGLGICFGGVMGVFPSIVMENYGPANQGVNYGIIFTGYSLAAFFAPRLAIQLANANNGNYSQAFYLSIAFAVVGLGLNLIYIKIHKK from the coding sequence ATGAATCGTTCACTGAATCGCTGGCAAGTCATCATGGCTTCCACTGCTATTTTATTATGTACAGGTGCCATCTATTCCTTTAGCGTCTTCGCAAAACCTTTGAGTGTTGAAACAGGGTGGAGCATGCCACAAATCATGCTAGCCTTTGCGATTAACTCTGCCATCGGCCCTATTCCGATGATCCTAGGAGGCTACTTAGTTGATAAAGGATACGTCAAATGGACGATTACACTAGGAGCTGTCCTTTTTGCATTCGGCTTCATCCTGACTGGATTTGCTAGTAGCCCTGTCATGCTCTATTTAAGTTATGGAGTATTAGCAGGCCTCGGTCAAGGATTTGCTTACTCTGGAGCTTTGAGCAACACCATTCGCCTCTTTCCTGACAAACGAGGATTGGCTTCTGGTATATTGACAGCCGGAATGGGATTTGCTGCTGTTATCGCCTCTCCTATTGCCAGCCATTTGATCCAAAGCAATAGCGCTAGTTTTGCTTTCAGGACACTGGGAATGGTCTATCTCATCGTTGTTCTGATTGCCAGCTTCTTCATCAAACCTGCGCCAGCAGGCTATCAACCAGAGGGGTGGACTCCTCCTACACGATCTGGACAAGCTACAATCACTAAAAACTGGAAAGAAATGCTCCGAACACCTATTTTTTATGTGATTCTATCCATGTTTTTCGTCGGTGCATTTTCTGGTTTGATGATCGCTTCACAGGCCTCACCAATCGGTCAATCGATGTTTGGGCTTTCAGCTGGAACAGCTGCACTATATGTCAGTCTCTACTCAATTAGTAATTCAAGTGGACGTTTCATCTGGGGAAGTGTCTCTGATAAAATCGGTCGTAGTCAAACACTACTCATCATCTTTTCTGTCGTCATTGCCTCACTCCTTATCTTGACCCTCGTTCCTGGCCAAATGGGCTTCTCTATAGGAATTATCGGACTTGGTATTTGCTTTGGAGGGGTCATGGGAGTCTTTCCGTCTATCGTTATGGAAAATTATGGACCGGCAAATCAAGGGGTGAATTACGGAATTATCTTTACAGGTTATTCGTTAGCCGCCTTTTTCGCACCTCGTCTAGCCATCCAATTGGCCAATGCTAATAACGGAAACTATAGTCAGGCCTTTTATCTCTCGATTGCCTTTGCAGTTGTTGGGCTTGGGCTTAATCTTATTTATATCAAAATACACAAAAAGTGA
- a CDS encoding NADPH-dependent FMN reductase: protein MKLVAILGTNSDRSTNRKLLHFMSNYFREKADIEVLEIRDLPAFNEPADKSVPAAVAEFSQKILEAEGVIIATPEYDHTIPAPLASALEWIAYTSRVLINKPTMIVGASLGSLGTSRAQAHLRQILDAPELKARVMPGTEFFLGHSEQALDDQYRLHHEEKVLELEEHFAEFQQFVQLTNQLVQQADTDNKRAFAWETVE, encoded by the coding sequence ATGAAATTGGTGGCTATCCTTGGGACGAATTCAGATCGTTCAACCAATCGTAAATTGTTGCATTTTATGTCGAACTACTTTCGTGAGAAAGCAGATATTGAGGTATTGGAAATCAGGGACCTCCCTGCCTTTAATGAGCCTGCAGATAAGTCGGTTCCCGCTGCAGTAGCAGAGTTTTCGCAGAAAATTTTGGAGGCAGAAGGGGTTATCATTGCGACACCTGAGTATGACCATACGATTCCAGCACCCCTCGCTTCAGCCTTAGAATGGATTGCCTATACCAGTCGAGTACTAATCAATAAACCGACCATGATTGTCGGCGCCTCGCTTGGTTCTCTAGGAACTTCTCGTGCCCAAGCTCATCTGCGTCAAATTTTGGATGCTCCTGAATTGAAAGCGCGTGTCATGCCAGGAACAGAATTTTTCCTGGGGCACTCAGAACAAGCCTTGGATGATCAGTATCGTTTGCATCATGAAGAAAAAGTCTTGGAATTAGAAGAGCATTTTGCAGAATTTCAACAATTTGTCCAGTTGACCAATCAGCTGGTGCAACAAGCAGACACAGACAATAAGCGAGCTTTTGCTTGGGAAACAGTAGAATAG
- a CDS encoding flavocytochrome c, whose product MKLIGIVGTNAEKSLNRQLLRFMQAHFADKAEIEILEIKDVPMFNETDDQTDSPIIQLFNTKIVAADGVIIATPEHNHTIPSSLNSLIEWLSFNVHPLDGKPVMIVGASYNVQGSSRAQLHLRQILDAPGVNALVMPGSEFLLGRAHQAFDEAGRLKSEGTIDFLESCFYRFLRFVTIASQLSMPEEIHFEPGTYSVTTQGHNGQLPMFVTLSEEKIEKIDIDSSGESSGIADIVFTRIPSEIIEGQTLNVDTISGASVTSQGVLDGVARAVKLAGANPDILRKRSKAPSALDKEDKEYETDVVVVGGGGAGLAAAAAVLQEGKQVMVVEKFPAIGGNTVRAGGPMNAPDPHWQKGFAAHPGEDHNLRDLIALDEAEIDPEFLDDFRALKLEVEQYLQDPSYLFDSTLLYRIQTYIGGKRRDLNGHEIHGDYRLLKILTENALESVRWLEEIGVEFDHSDVTMPVGALWRRGHKPVQPMGYAFISVLERFVKEQGGQILTDSPVKELIVEGGIVRGIVATGRNGQTLTIRAKAVVLASGGFGANTKMLQEYNTYWTKIDDDIATSNTPAVTGDGIILGQSVGADLVGMGFSQMMPVSDPVTGALFSGLQVPPANFIMVNQEGKRFVDEYGSRDKLSQAAIDNGGLFYLIADDRIKETAYNTSQEKIDAQVEAGTLFRADTLEELATQIHIEPEILVDTIRRYNQYVEDGYDPEFHKGGFDLKCVQAPFYATPRKPAVHHTMGGLKIDPKTHVLDTQERVIAGLYAAGEVAGGLHAGNRLGGNSLTDIFTFGRIAGQTAVKEYCN is encoded by the coding sequence ATGAAATTAATCGGTATCGTCGGCACAAATGCTGAAAAATCCCTAAACCGTCAGCTCTTACGGTTTATGCAAGCCCATTTTGCGGATAAAGCAGAAATTGAGATTTTGGAAATCAAAGATGTTCCCATGTTTAATGAAACTGATGACCAGACAGACTCGCCTATCATTCAACTCTTTAACACAAAGATTGTAGCGGCAGATGGTGTGATTATTGCAACTCCTGAGCACAATCACACCATTCCTTCTAGTCTGAATAGTTTGATTGAGTGGCTATCTTTCAATGTGCATCCTTTGGATGGAAAACCTGTGATGATTGTTGGGGCCTCCTATAATGTTCAGGGGTCTTCACGAGCGCAGCTTCATCTACGTCAAATTTTAGATGCACCAGGGGTCAATGCTTTAGTCATGCCTGGAAGTGAATTTTTGCTCGGACGTGCGCATCAAGCATTTGATGAAGCTGGTCGTCTAAAATCGGAAGGAACCATCGACTTCCTAGAGTCTTGCTTCTATCGTTTCTTACGCTTTGTTACGATTGCAAGCCAATTGAGTATGCCTGAAGAAATTCATTTTGAACCCGGAACCTACTCGGTAACCACTCAAGGACATAATGGACAATTGCCGATGTTTGTCACTTTGTCAGAGGAAAAGATTGAAAAAATAGATATTGATTCCTCAGGTGAATCTTCAGGAATTGCAGACATTGTCTTTACTCGCATTCCAAGTGAAATCATCGAGGGACAGACCTTGAATGTCGATACCATTTCAGGTGCTTCGGTGACCTCACAAGGGGTATTAGATGGCGTTGCTCGGGCGGTCAAACTAGCTGGTGCGAATCCAGATATTCTTCGCAAACGTAGCAAGGCACCATCTGCCTTGGATAAAGAAGACAAGGAATATGAAACAGATGTTGTTGTCGTTGGAGGCGGTGGTGCTGGTCTTGCGGCTGCAGCAGCCGTACTACAAGAAGGCAAACAAGTGATGGTCGTTGAGAAGTTCCCCGCAATTGGTGGGAACACCGTACGTGCTGGTGGACCAATGAATGCGCCTGATCCACATTGGCAAAAAGGTTTTGCTGCACATCCGGGTGAAGATCATAACTTGAGAGATTTAATTGCCCTTGATGAGGCTGAAATTGACCCTGAGTTTTTAGATGATTTCCGTGCATTGAAATTGGAAGTAGAGCAATATTTGCAAGATCCAAGTTATCTCTTTGATTCAACGCTCTTGTACCGCATTCAGACCTATATCGGCGGAAAACGCCGGGATTTAAATGGTCATGAAATCCATGGGGACTATCGTCTCTTGAAAATTTTGACAGAAAATGCTTTAGAGTCTGTCCGTTGGTTAGAGGAAATCGGAGTTGAATTCGACCATTCAGATGTTACCATGCCAGTTGGGGCTCTTTGGAGACGTGGTCATAAGCCTGTTCAACCAATGGGTTATGCCTTTATATCAGTTTTGGAGCGCTTCGTCAAAGAGCAAGGCGGACAGATTTTGACGGATTCTCCTGTAAAAGAGTTAATCGTTGAAGGTGGAATTGTGCGAGGCATCGTCGCTACTGGACGAAATGGTCAGACCTTGACAATTCGTGCTAAGGCAGTCGTATTGGCATCTGGTGGATTTGGTGCTAATACCAAAATGTTGCAAGAATACAACACCTACTGGACAAAAATTGATGACGATATTGCAACTTCTAACACCCCTGCGGTGACAGGTGATGGTATTATCCTTGGTCAATCTGTCGGTGCGGACCTTGTTGGAATGGGCTTTAGTCAAATGATGCCAGTTTCTGATCCAGTAACAGGGGCACTCTTTTCTGGCTTGCAGGTTCCCCCAGCAAACTTTATCATGGTCAATCAAGAAGGCAAACGCTTTGTCGATGAATATGGCAGTCGTGATAAATTATCTCAAGCAGCCATTGACAATGGTGGTCTCTTCTATCTCATCGCAGATGATCGCATTAAAGAAACTGCCTATAATACTAGTCAAGAGAAAATTGATGCCCAAGTGGAAGCTGGCACCCTCTTCCGTGCTGATACCCTAGAAGAATTGGCTACGCAAATCCATATCGAACCTGAAATATTGGTCGATACTATCCGTCGCTATAATCAATATGTGGAAGACGGCTATGATCCAGAGTTTCATAAGGGAGGTTTTGACCTTAAATGTGTACAGGCGCCGTTTTATGCGACCCCTCGGAAACCTGCTGTTCACCACACTATGGGTGGCTTGAAAATTGATCCGAAAACACATGTTCTCGATACCCAGGAACGCGTTATTGCAGGCTTGTATGCTGCTGGAGAAGTGGCAGGAGGTCTCCATGCTGGAAACCGTCTAGGCGGCAATTCACTAACAGATATCTTCACCTTTGGCCGTATAGCAGGTCAGACAGCGGTCAAAGAATATTGCAATTAG
- a CDS encoding YbaB/EbfC family nucleoid-associated protein, translating to MMNMQQMMKQAQKLQKKMEKSQAELAATEFTGASAQDLVSVRFTGDKKLVSIDFKPEVVDADDVETLQEMTIQAINQALTKIDEATQKTLGAFAGKLPF from the coding sequence ATGATGAACATGCAGCAAATGATGAAACAGGCGCAGAAATTGCAAAAGAAAATGGAGAAAAGTCAAGCTGAACTGGCAGCAACAGAGTTTACTGGGGCATCTGCTCAAGACTTGGTGTCTGTCCGCTTTACTGGCGATAAAAAGCTGGTCTCAATCGATTTCAAGCCTGAGGTAGTAGACGCAGACGATGTAGAGACCTTGCAAGAAATGACCATTCAGGCAATCAACCAAGCCTTGACAAAGATTGATGAAGCTACACAAAAAACGTTGGGCGCTTTTGCAGGTAAGTTGCCGTTTTAG